The following coding sequences are from one Rathayibacter sp. VKM Ac-2760 window:
- a CDS encoding flavin reductase family protein, with protein MSRENLATASESAASASAASASADSRPHAAFAGLSAAEFKLAFRNHAAGVALITADPGTGPVALTATSVFSVSAEPPLFVFSLSSASSSSPAIQASETLVVHLLGAEQLDLARLGSTSGIDRFADTSIWSRLPTGEPYFPGAAAWIRGTVINRMEAGSSTIVAVHALEAHVPDDSDATAPLVYHNRTWHHLGEHSRLG; from the coding sequence ATGAGCCGTGAGAACCTCGCCACCGCGTCCGAGTCCGCCGCGTCCGCGTCCGCCGCGTCCGCGTCCGCTGACAGCCGGCCGCACGCCGCCTTCGCCGGGCTCTCGGCCGCGGAGTTCAAGCTCGCGTTCCGCAACCACGCCGCCGGGGTGGCGCTGATCACGGCCGACCCGGGCACCGGCCCGGTCGCGCTGACCGCGACCTCCGTCTTCTCGGTGAGCGCGGAGCCGCCGCTGTTCGTCTTCTCGCTGTCCTCGGCCTCGTCGAGCTCGCCGGCGATCCAGGCGTCCGAGACCCTCGTCGTGCACCTGCTCGGCGCCGAGCAGCTCGACCTCGCCCGCCTCGGCTCGACCAGCGGCATCGACCGCTTCGCCGACACCTCGATCTGGTCGCGGCTCCCCACCGGCGAGCCCTACTTCCCCGGCGCGGCCGCGTGGATCCGCGGCACCGTGATCAACCGCATGGAGGCCGGCTCGTCGACGATCGTCGCCGTGCACGCCCTCGAGGCGCACGTCCCCGACGACTCCGACGCCACCGCGCCGCTGGTGTACCACAACCGGACGTGGCACCACCTCGGCGAGCACTCCCGCCTGGGCTGA
- a CDS encoding DUF2256 and DUF3253 domain-containing protein, producing the protein MAHRPRESSTRPENKTCASCGREIEWRAKWARDWENVRYCSDACRRRGVGPEEARLEEEIRTVLLARAASSTACPSEIARRVGGEEWRPLMEPVRRAARRLVDRGEIDIVQGGQVVDPSRAKGPIRLRRHPGGPLTEGGALSRGGTGG; encoded by the coding sequence ATGGCCCACCGCCCCCGCGAGTCGAGCACCCGCCCCGAGAACAAGACCTGCGCCTCCTGCGGCCGCGAGATCGAGTGGCGCGCGAAGTGGGCGCGCGACTGGGAGAACGTCCGCTACTGCTCCGACGCCTGCCGCCGCCGCGGGGTCGGCCCGGAGGAAGCGCGGCTCGAGGAGGAGATCCGCACCGTCCTGCTCGCCCGTGCCGCCTCCTCCACCGCCTGCCCGTCCGAGATCGCCCGCCGGGTCGGCGGCGAGGAGTGGCGACCGCTGATGGAGCCGGTCCGCCGCGCCGCCCGCCGCCTCGTCGACCGCGGCGAGATCGACATCGTCCAGGGCGGCCAGGTCGTCGACCCCTCGCGCGCGAAGGGCCCGATCCGCCTCCGCCGTCACCCCGGCGGACCGCTCACCGAGGGCGGCGCCCTGTCGCGCGGCGGCACCGGCGGCTAG
- the ligD gene encoding non-homologous end-joining DNA ligase encodes MPSDAVVLTVPGPHGDREVRLSSPGRVLFPEPGITKREVAEYLIEVGDAFVAANGGRPVSLQRFSAGIDGDQFFSKNPPKGAPDYVRSVPVTYPSGRVHPQLVIDEPAVAVWAAQMNTLVFHPWASRADDPDRPDQLRIDLDPQPGTDVADAVRAAHVLREVLREAGLESFVKTSGNRGLHVFAPIEPEHEFLDVRHAVIAAARELERRMPEQVTTAWWKEERGERIFVDFNQANRDRTMAGAYSPRPLAHAPVSTPLEWEELDGVDPAAFTIRTVPERLRTTGDPWARMHESPGRLEVLLGWWERDVAAGLGELPFPPDFPKMPGEPPRVQPSRAKKTAAQEPAAEEPAAQEPAE; translated from the coding sequence ATGCCCAGCGACGCCGTCGTCCTCACCGTTCCCGGACCGCACGGCGATCGGGAGGTGCGACTCTCCAGCCCCGGCCGGGTGCTCTTCCCCGAGCCCGGCATCACCAAGCGCGAGGTGGCGGAGTACCTGATCGAGGTCGGCGACGCGTTCGTCGCGGCGAACGGCGGCCGGCCCGTCTCGCTGCAGCGCTTCTCCGCGGGGATCGACGGCGACCAGTTCTTCTCGAAGAACCCGCCCAAGGGCGCGCCGGACTACGTCCGCTCCGTCCCCGTCACCTACCCCAGCGGCCGGGTGCACCCGCAGCTCGTGATCGACGAGCCGGCCGTCGCCGTCTGGGCCGCGCAGATGAACACGCTCGTCTTCCACCCGTGGGCGTCGCGCGCCGACGACCCCGACCGGCCCGATCAGCTCCGGATCGACCTCGACCCGCAGCCGGGCACCGACGTCGCCGACGCCGTCCGCGCCGCGCACGTCCTCCGCGAGGTGCTGCGCGAGGCGGGCCTGGAGTCGTTCGTGAAGACCTCCGGCAACCGCGGCCTGCACGTGTTCGCGCCGATCGAGCCCGAGCACGAGTTCCTCGACGTGCGGCACGCCGTCATCGCCGCGGCCCGTGAGCTGGAGCGGCGGATGCCCGAGCAGGTGACGACGGCGTGGTGGAAGGAGGAGCGCGGCGAGCGGATCTTCGTCGACTTCAACCAGGCCAACCGCGATCGCACCATGGCCGGCGCCTACAGTCCGCGCCCGCTCGCGCACGCCCCGGTGTCCACCCCGCTGGAGTGGGAGGAGCTCGACGGCGTCGACCCCGCCGCCTTCACGATCCGCACCGTCCCGGAGCGCCTGCGCACGACCGGCGACCCCTGGGCGCGGATGCACGAGTCGCCCGGCCGCCTCGAGGTGCTGCTCGGCTGGTGGGAGCGCGACGTCGCCGCGGGCCTCGGCGAGCTGCCGTTCCCGCCGGACTTCCCGAAGATGCCGGGGGAGCCGCCCCGCGTGCAGCCGAGCCGGGCGAAGAAGACCGCCGCGCAGGAGCCCGCCGCGGAGGAGCCGGCCGCGCAGGAGCCTGCGGAGTAG
- a CDS encoding ATP-dependent DNA ligase yields the protein MDLPFPLPLAPMLAKAVAAVPAQDAVSGGYSYEPKWDGFRAIVSVADGVCEIGSRGTKPLTRYFPELVEAFLRLLPDGCVLDGEIVLATGPDGAQRLDWELLSQRIHPAASRVATLAAETPAMLVAFDLLAVDGRSLLDEPYSARREALAALLEGVTPPVHLGRTTADEALARDWLERFEGAGLDGVIAKPLAAPYAPGKRTMLKVKHHRTADVIALGYREHTSKPGLGSLLLGLRDADGTLRQVGGASAFTDARRVELIDELADVVERDESGEAVRGDGERSRFSGAKDTSFVRLRPERVLEVRYDQMEGQRFRHTVQFERWRPDREAESCTFEQLERPTAYDLGDVLG from the coding sequence ATGGACCTCCCGTTCCCCCTCCCCCTCGCTCCGATGCTCGCGAAGGCCGTCGCGGCCGTGCCCGCGCAGGACGCCGTGAGCGGCGGCTACTCCTACGAGCCGAAGTGGGACGGCTTCCGCGCGATCGTGTCGGTCGCCGACGGGGTCTGCGAGATCGGCAGCCGCGGCACCAAGCCGCTCACCCGCTACTTCCCCGAGCTGGTCGAGGCGTTCCTCCGCCTGCTGCCCGACGGCTGCGTGCTCGACGGCGAGATCGTGCTGGCCACCGGACCGGACGGCGCCCAGCGGCTGGACTGGGAGCTGCTCTCGCAGCGGATCCACCCGGCGGCCAGCCGCGTCGCGACGCTCGCGGCCGAGACCCCGGCGATGCTGGTCGCCTTCGATCTGCTCGCCGTGGACGGCCGGAGCCTGCTCGACGAGCCGTACTCGGCGCGGCGGGAGGCGCTCGCCGCGCTGCTGGAGGGGGTCACTCCGCCCGTGCACCTCGGCCGGACCACCGCCGACGAGGCGCTCGCCCGCGACTGGCTGGAGCGGTTCGAGGGCGCGGGGCTGGACGGGGTAATCGCCAAGCCGCTCGCCGCGCCCTACGCGCCGGGCAAGCGGACGATGCTCAAGGTCAAGCACCACCGCACGGCCGACGTGATCGCGCTCGGCTACCGCGAGCACACCTCCAAGCCGGGGCTCGGCTCGCTGCTGCTCGGGCTGCGCGACGCGGACGGGACGCTGCGGCAGGTGGGCGGCGCCTCCGCCTTCACGGATGCGCGACGGGTCGAGCTGATCGACGAGCTCGCGGACGTCGTCGAGCGCGACGAGAGCGGCGAGGCGGTGCGCGGGGACGGCGAGCGCAGCCGCTTCTCGGGCGCGAAGGACACCTCGTTCGTGCGGCTGCGGCCCGAGCGGGTGCTCGAGGTGCGCTACGACCAGATGGAGGGGCAGCGCTTCCGGCACACGGTGCAGTTCGAGCGCTGGCGGCCGGACCGCGAGGCGGAGTCGTGCACCTTCGAGCAGCTGGAGCGGCCGACGGCGTACGACCTCGGGGACGTGCTGGGCTGA
- a CDS encoding DUF4397 domain-containing protein, whose product MNPTRPLRLARAALALAAVSALAALGAAPASAAEAPPATGWVRVAHLSPDTKSVDVTLTALGGGGAAFELDGVAYGAVSPYWTLQPGTYVVSMVPSDAPDGTAPVIEQSVDVSAGTPLTVAALGRNAVLRTTVFTDDLTPPADGQARVRVVQASTTASEVDVATTTGTLLATRAAQGTATGYTSVPAGPWSLDLSAGAVTAKADLDLAPGSVASLFVLDDASNGLVVSPVLDSAAVGDLPTGGIQTGGGATAVHVASTTSAASGPLVDGLLGVLSVLGVFAAVAGGLALIARRSSVGTGRAS is encoded by the coding sequence ATGAACCCGACCCGCCCCCTCCGCCTCGCGCGCGCGGCACTCGCCCTCGCCGCCGTGTCCGCCCTCGCCGCTCTCGGCGCGGCCCCCGCCTCGGCGGCCGAGGCGCCGCCCGCCACGGGCTGGGTGCGGGTGGCCCACCTGTCGCCCGACACGAAGTCCGTCGACGTGACGCTCACGGCGCTCGGCGGCGGCGGCGCGGCCTTCGAGCTCGACGGCGTCGCCTACGGCGCGGTCTCGCCCTACTGGACGCTGCAGCCCGGCACCTACGTCGTCTCGATGGTCCCCTCCGACGCACCAGACGGCACTGCCCCGGTGATCGAGCAGTCCGTGGACGTCTCGGCCGGCACCCCGCTGACCGTCGCCGCGCTCGGCCGCAACGCGGTCCTGCGCACCACCGTCTTCACCGACGACCTCACGCCGCCGGCCGACGGCCAGGCGCGGGTGCGCGTCGTGCAGGCGTCGACCACCGCCTCGGAGGTCGACGTCGCGACGACGACCGGCACGCTCCTCGCGACCCGGGCCGCTCAGGGCACCGCCACCGGCTACACCAGCGTCCCGGCCGGCCCGTGGAGCCTCGATCTCTCCGCCGGCGCCGTGACGGCGAAGGCCGACCTCGACCTCGCTCCGGGCTCCGTCGCCTCGCTGTTCGTCCTCGACGACGCCTCGAACGGCCTCGTCGTCTCGCCGGTGCTCGACTCGGCCGCCGTCGGCGACCTGCCCACCGGCGGCATCCAGACCGGAGGCGGCGCCACCGCCGTGCACGTCGCCTCCACCACCTCCGCCGCGTCCGGCCCGCTCGTCGACGGACTGCTCGGCGTGCTCTCGGTCCTCGGCGTCTTCGCCGCGGTCGCCGGTGGTCTCGCCCTGATCGCGCGCCGCTCCTCGGTCGGCACCGGCCGAGCGAGCTGA
- a CDS encoding class F sortase, which produces MRRLAGAGAALAALLLLAGCSAAGQAAAPEATIAASAAPATTAPAAPSPGDAGALQDPVAAAAPARSAVVPVRVVIPAIGVDSSLESLTRDETGWIQPPVLVDEAGWYRDGVVPGDIGPSVIAGHVDGRAGPGVFLDLTALVPGDTVDVVLSDGSTRSFSVTGSVSVPKEQFPTEDVYGPTPTAQLRLITCGGVFDDSYGHYVDNVVVSADRIA; this is translated from the coding sequence ATGCGCCGCCTCGCCGGAGCGGGAGCCGCCCTCGCGGCGCTCCTGCTCCTGGCGGGCTGCTCGGCCGCCGGGCAGGCCGCCGCCCCGGAGGCGACGATCGCCGCGTCCGCCGCTCCCGCCACGACCGCCCCCGCCGCGCCGTCACCCGGCGACGCCGGCGCCCTGCAGGACCCGGTCGCGGCCGCCGCCCCGGCGCGCTCCGCCGTCGTCCCCGTCCGCGTCGTCATCCCCGCCATCGGGGTCGACTCCTCGCTCGAGTCGCTCACCCGCGACGAGACCGGCTGGATCCAGCCGCCCGTCCTGGTGGACGAGGCGGGCTGGTACCGCGACGGCGTCGTGCCGGGCGACATCGGCCCCTCCGTCATCGCCGGGCACGTCGACGGCCGCGCGGGCCCCGGCGTCTTCCTCGACCTCACCGCGCTCGTCCCGGGCGACACGGTCGACGTCGTGCTCTCCGACGGCAGCACCCGCAGCTTCTCGGTCACCGGCTCGGTCTCGGTGCCGAAGGAGCAGTTCCCCACCGAGGACGTCTACGGACCAACGCCCACCGCCCAGTTGCGCCTGATCACCTGCGGCGGCGTCTTCGACGACTCCTACGGCCACTACGTGGACAACGTGGTCGTCTCGGCCGACCGCATCGCCTAG
- a CDS encoding ABC transporter ATP-binding protein translates to MTAGELAVETRGLTKRFGRQEAVSGLDLAVPRGAVFGFLGPNGSGKTTTIRMLLALAAPTEGSISVLGTAMPRGAADVLPRVGALVEGPGFYPFLSGRANLRRFDAAEAGTSSRTRDTRAKEALARVGLSAAAGKKVGSYSLGMKQRLGIAVALLSPRDLIVLDEPTNGLDPQGTREVRSLVRSLNADGTTVLVSSHLLAEIEQLCTHAAVMRTGRLVAQGGLDELRGDAASVELLTPDVVDAQRALVELGLAPRLVPAEHPIDPPLVVAAMPATAAPESVVASLVAAGVRVRGFSVRRPSLEERFVQLTGEGFDVER, encoded by the coding sequence GTGACGGCGGGCGAGCTCGCGGTCGAGACCCGGGGCCTCACCAAGCGCTTCGGCCGCCAGGAGGCGGTGTCGGGTCTCGATCTCGCCGTCCCGCGCGGCGCCGTCTTCGGCTTCCTCGGGCCCAACGGCTCGGGCAAGACCACCACCATCCGGATGCTCCTCGCCCTCGCCGCGCCGACCGAGGGCAGCATCAGCGTCCTCGGCACGGCGATGCCGCGCGGCGCCGCCGACGTCCTGCCGCGGGTCGGCGCCCTCGTCGAGGGCCCCGGCTTCTACCCGTTCCTCTCGGGCCGCGCGAACCTCCGCCGCTTCGACGCCGCCGAGGCCGGCACCTCCTCACGCACCCGCGACACCCGGGCGAAGGAGGCGCTGGCCCGCGTCGGCCTGTCCGCCGCGGCCGGCAAGAAGGTCGGCTCGTATTCGCTCGGGATGAAGCAGCGCCTCGGCATCGCCGTCGCTCTGCTCTCGCCGCGCGACCTGATCGTGCTCGACGAGCCGACCAACGGCCTCGACCCGCAGGGCACCCGCGAGGTCCGCTCGCTGGTCCGCAGCCTGAACGCGGACGGCACGACGGTGCTCGTCTCGAGCCACCTGCTGGCCGAGATCGAGCAGCTCTGCACCCACGCCGCGGTGATGCGCACCGGCCGGCTCGTGGCGCAGGGCGGTCTGGACGAGCTCCGCGGTGACGCCGCATCGGTCGAGCTGCTCACGCCCGACGTCGTCGACGCCCAGCGCGCGCTCGTCGAGCTGGGGCTCGCGCCGCGGCTCGTCCCCGCCGAGCACCCGATCGACCCGCCGCTGGTCGTCGCGGCGATGCCCGCGACCGCCGCTCCGGAGTCCGTGGTCGCGTCGCTCGTCGCCGCCGGCGTCCGCGTCCGCGGCTTCTCCGTCCGCCGCCCCTCGCTCGAGGAGCGCTTCGTCCAGCTGACCGGGGAGGGCTTCGATGTCGAGCGCTGA
- a CDS encoding ABC transporter permease subunit, whose translation MSSAESAPTATTTAAERTSVAGVPRRGLGIGSLLASELALLFRRRRTWALLAALAAIPILLAVAVRLSGGEGGGPSFVGAIAGNGLFTGFAAITVAVPLFLPLTVGVVAGDAIAGEASLGTLRYLLVSPVGRIRLLAVKFAAAIAFCLAAALTVMVVGILIGLALFPAGPVTLLSGSTVPLADAIGRALAIAVYAALSLVGLAAIGLFISTLTDVPVGAMAATVVVSIAAQIVGSLSQLDALHPFLFTDRWFDFADLLRDPVAWGSFGENALLQLAYVAVFGSLAIARFTTRDVLS comes from the coding sequence ATGTCGAGCGCTGAATCGGCTCCCACCGCGACGACGACCGCGGCCGAGCGCACGTCGGTCGCCGGCGTTCCGCGCCGCGGCCTCGGCATCGGCTCTCTGCTCGCCTCCGAGCTCGCCCTGCTCTTCCGTCGGCGCCGCACCTGGGCGCTGCTCGCCGCGCTCGCGGCCATCCCGATCCTGCTCGCCGTCGCCGTCCGGCTCTCGGGCGGCGAGGGCGGCGGCCCGTCCTTCGTCGGCGCCATCGCGGGCAACGGACTGTTCACCGGCTTCGCCGCGATCACGGTCGCCGTGCCGCTCTTCCTCCCGCTGACCGTCGGCGTGGTCGCGGGCGACGCGATCGCGGGGGAGGCGTCGCTCGGCACGCTGCGCTACCTGCTGGTCAGCCCGGTCGGGCGGATCCGGCTGCTCGCGGTGAAGTTCGCCGCCGCGATCGCCTTCTGCCTCGCGGCGGCGCTGACCGTGATGGTGGTCGGCATCCTGATCGGCCTGGCGCTCTTCCCGGCCGGCCCGGTGACCCTGCTCTCCGGCAGCACCGTGCCGCTCGCCGACGCGATCGGGCGCGCGCTCGCCATCGCGGTGTACGCGGCGCTCTCGCTCGTGGGGCTCGCGGCGATCGGCCTGTTCATCTCGACCCTCACCGACGTGCCGGTGGGCGCGATGGCCGCGACGGTGGTCGTCTCGATCGCGGCGCAGATCGTCGGCTCGCTCTCGCAGCTCGACGCGCTGCACCCGTTCCTCTTCACGGACCGCTGGTTCGACTTCGCCGATCTGCTGCGCGATCCGGTCGCCTGGGGCTCGTTCGGCGAGAACGCGCTGCTCCAGCTCGCCTACGTCGCCGTCTTCGGCTCGCTGGCGATCGCGCGCTTCACCACCCGCGACGTCCTGTCCTGA
- a CDS encoding LacI family DNA-binding transcriptional regulator, translated as MSFPARRVTLSDVAAATGVSVGTVSKALNHRGQLSGETRGRVLAAAAELGFALPAAASGPAPEQRVLTIGLVTSDDIGRFSIPVMWGLEDAFPAEQASVLLSNSRGDRVRERHCVEILAARGVDAIVVMTNLTGPRPALPASSVPIVYVMGSSDDPADMSVVVDQTQGILLALEHVAALGRRDIAYVAGPRLDYSARIRAEAVQEHAPSFGLRLVGDRSLYGNWTETWGRQAAQMLRQRVEPVDAVLCGSDEIARGVADGLREAGVSVPHDVAIVGFDNWAAAALNSRPALTTVDMNLEELGRAAGARALEAIDGRPRAGIEAHPCQLIVRDST; from the coding sequence ATGAGCTTCCCCGCCCGCCGCGTCACGCTCAGCGACGTCGCCGCCGCGACCGGCGTCTCCGTCGGCACCGTCTCGAAGGCGCTGAACCATCGCGGGCAGCTCAGCGGCGAGACCCGCGGGCGCGTCCTCGCCGCCGCCGCCGAGCTCGGCTTCGCGCTGCCGGCGGCCGCGAGCGGACCGGCTCCGGAGCAGAGAGTGCTCACGATCGGCCTGGTCACCTCCGACGACATCGGGCGCTTCAGCATCCCGGTGATGTGGGGTCTCGAGGACGCCTTCCCGGCCGAGCAGGCGTCGGTGCTGCTGAGCAACTCCCGCGGCGACCGGGTCCGGGAGCGGCACTGCGTCGAGATCCTCGCGGCCCGCGGCGTCGACGCGATCGTCGTGATGACCAACCTCACCGGTCCGCGGCCGGCGCTGCCCGCGTCGAGCGTGCCGATCGTCTACGTGATGGGCTCCTCCGATGACCCGGCGGACATGTCGGTCGTCGTCGACCAGACCCAGGGCATCCTGCTCGCCCTCGAGCACGTCGCCGCGCTCGGGCGCCGCGACATCGCCTACGTCGCCGGCCCGCGACTCGACTACTCCGCCCGGATCCGCGCGGAGGCGGTTCAGGAGCACGCGCCGTCGTTCGGGCTGCGCCTCGTCGGCGATCGCTCGCTCTACGGCAACTGGACCGAGACCTGGGGCCGCCAGGCCGCGCAGATGCTCCGCCAGCGGGTCGAGCCGGTCGACGCCGTGCTCTGCGGCAGCGACGAGATCGCCCGCGGAGTCGCCGACGGCCTGCGCGAGGCCGGCGTGAGCGTGCCGCACGACGTCGCGATCGTCGGCTTCGACAACTGGGCCGCCGCGGCCCTGAACTCCCGCCCCGCCCTCACCACCGTCGACATGAACCTCGAGGAGCTCGGCCGCGCCGCCGGCGCCCGCGCACTCGAGGCCATCGACGGCCGCCCCCGCGCCGGGATCGAGGCGCACCCCTGCCAGCTGATCGTCCGCGACTCCACCTGA
- a CDS encoding sugar ABC transporter substrate-binding protein: protein MHSPLRLLDNRLPDLTRRRALALGGAGLAAALGLTGCSAVLPEADVSAPSFAAAPSGTIRFWCRSVAFAPAQLIVEKYHAAQSAVRVELTVLPEGQMVTKLATAIRANAVPDVVAPDSVTTPVFSSREALTDLTPLIEALPYADRLNRPLLDVASYDGKVYGLPALSNVSQLFWNKRLYEQAGLDPEQGPTDFEQYLTHARALQRLDGVSGVTFTGNSAGILGYVIQPHFWADASPFYDGVVGRQSATVAGNAPLRRTLELYRSFAQEGLAQPGVSADSGTAWGKDFLAGTVGLFPGSYDLIVGGATPEFLGDLGVSAFPGPDGGVSQFSGGAVLSIPRGARNPEAAWDFMRFVTELEQQSELAALGWYPVRDDVLETGFAEEFPLMVPGMERMNEGFAAPTTLYTQLTNTVQSPWLAMFRGAVFGGEDDLDAVLARGQEETARVLEVNQA from the coding sequence ATGCACTCTCCTCTCCGCCTGCTCGACAATCGCCTGCCCGATCTGACCCGCCGGCGTGCGCTCGCCCTCGGCGGCGCGGGCCTCGCGGCCGCTCTCGGCCTGACCGGCTGCTCCGCGGTCCTTCCCGAGGCCGACGTCTCGGCGCCCTCGTTCGCCGCCGCTCCGAGCGGCACGATCCGCTTCTGGTGCCGGAGCGTCGCCTTCGCACCCGCCCAGCTGATCGTGGAGAAGTACCACGCGGCGCAGTCCGCCGTGCGGGTCGAGCTGACCGTGCTGCCCGAGGGGCAGATGGTCACCAAGCTCGCCACGGCGATCCGGGCGAACGCGGTGCCCGACGTGGTCGCTCCCGACTCGGTGACCACGCCGGTGTTCAGCTCGCGCGAGGCGCTCACCGACCTCACTCCGCTGATCGAGGCGCTGCCCTACGCCGACCGCCTCAACCGGCCGTTGCTCGACGTCGCCTCCTACGACGGCAAGGTCTACGGCCTCCCCGCGCTCTCGAACGTGTCGCAGCTGTTCTGGAACAAGCGGCTCTACGAGCAGGCCGGCCTCGATCCGGAGCAGGGCCCGACGGACTTCGAGCAGTACCTGACTCACGCGCGGGCGCTGCAGCGGCTCGACGGCGTCTCCGGAGTGACCTTCACCGGCAACTCGGCGGGCATCCTCGGCTACGTGATCCAGCCGCACTTCTGGGCGGACGCCAGCCCCTTCTACGACGGCGTCGTCGGGCGGCAGAGCGCGACCGTCGCCGGCAACGCGCCGCTGCGGCGCACCCTCGAGCTGTACCGGAGCTTCGCGCAGGAGGGCCTCGCCCAGCCCGGCGTCTCCGCCGACAGCGGCACGGCCTGGGGCAAGGACTTCCTCGCCGGCACGGTCGGGCTCTTCCCCGGCTCCTACGACCTGATCGTCGGGGGAGCGACGCCGGAGTTCCTCGGCGACCTCGGCGTCAGCGCGTTCCCCGGCCCGGACGGCGGCGTCTCGCAGTTCTCCGGCGGCGCGGTGCTCTCCATCCCGCGCGGGGCGCGCAACCCCGAGGCGGCCTGGGACTTCATGCGCTTCGTCACCGAGCTCGAGCAGCAGTCCGAGCTGGCGGCCCTCGGCTGGTACCCGGTCCGCGACGACGTGCTCGAGACCGGCTTCGCCGAGGAGTTCCCCCTGATGGTCCCCGGCATGGAGCGGATGAACGAGGGCTTCGCCGCCCCGACCACCCTCTACACCCAGCTCACCAACACCGTGCAGTCCCCGTGGCTCGCGATGTTCCGCGGCGCGGTCTTCGGCGGCGAGGACGACCTCGACGCGGTCCTCGCCCGCGGCCAGGAGGAGACGGCCCGCGTCCTGGAGGTGAACCAGGCATGA
- a CDS encoding sugar ABC transporter permease: MSVALGRKDARTGLLMILPALVLVVVFVVVPLVFAVVISVTDWPLVGSVGFVGLDNYATAFSDTTFWASVLYTLGFAVVSTLLGIVVGYLLAVLVRSNRRGAGIIRTAVFVPYVIGITSLSFVALLEFRPDSGALDQVLMALGLTDAPTAWLLDATSATVLVVLLGAYVGSGFTMIVLMSGMQGIDDALYESAAIDGAGRWKQELLVTMPLVKRYLGLLSVLGFVGAILAFTQFYVITGGGPGTGTLTVMLYVYNKAFGDLQVGYATALSFVVVVIAAALTLLQFRVMKDD; this comes from the coding sequence ATGAGCGTCGCCCTCGGCAGGAAGGACGCCCGCACCGGGCTCCTGATGATCCTGCCCGCCCTCGTCCTCGTCGTCGTCTTCGTCGTCGTCCCGCTCGTCTTCGCCGTCGTCATCTCGGTGACGGACTGGCCGCTGGTCGGCTCCGTGGGCTTCGTCGGCCTCGACAACTACGCGACCGCCTTCTCCGACACCACGTTCTGGGCGTCCGTGCTCTACACCCTCGGCTTCGCCGTCGTGTCGACGCTGCTGGGGATCGTCGTCGGCTACCTGCTCGCGGTGCTGGTGCGCTCGAACCGGCGCGGCGCGGGGATCATCCGCACCGCCGTCTTCGTGCCGTACGTGATCGGCATCACCTCCCTCAGCTTCGTCGCGCTGCTCGAGTTCCGGCCCGACAGCGGCGCGCTCGATCAGGTGCTGATGGCTCTCGGTCTGACCGACGCGCCCACCGCCTGGCTGCTCGACGCGACGAGCGCGACGGTGCTGGTCGTGCTGCTGGGCGCCTACGTCGGCTCCGGCTTCACGATGATCGTGCTGATGTCGGGCATGCAGGGGATCGACGACGCGCTCTACGAGTCGGCCGCGATCGACGGCGCCGGGCGGTGGAAGCAGGAGCTCCTGGTGACGATGCCGCTGGTGAAGCGCTACCTCGGCCTGCTGAGCGTGCTCGGCTTCGTCGGCGCGATCCTCGCCTTCACCCAGTTCTACGTGATCACCGGAGGCGGGCCGGGCACCGGCACCCTCACCGTGATGCTCTACGTCTACAACAAGGCCTTCGGCGACCTGCAGGTGGGCTACGCCACCGCGCTGTCGTTCGTGGTCGTCGTCATCGCCGCGGCGCTGACGCTGCTCCAGTTCCGCGTGATGAAGGACGACTGA